The following are from one region of the Flavobacteriaceae bacterium UJ101 genome:
- the uppS gene encoding ditrans,polycis-undecaprenyl-diphosphate synthase ((2E,6E)-farnesyl-diphosphate specific) (Catalyzes the condensation of isopentenyl diphosphate (IPP) with allylic pyrophosphates generating different type of terpenoids; Belongs to the UPP synthase family.; KEGG: cad:Curi_c15670 undecaprenyl diphosphate synthase) has protein sequence MNLLLDKIDFNNIPQHIAIIMDGNGRWAKKRGLLRTSGHKNGIKSVKNAMEACEQIGVKYLTLYAFSSENWNRPKKEVNMLMKLLVSTLRKEVDEFNKNNIRLNIIGNKHDLPLKVQKELQEALELTKDNTKAILTIALSYGSHDEILEAVKKIASDVKDEKLSIQDINKEILEANLYTYNLPPVDLLIRTSGEQRISNFLLWQIAYAELYFTDVLWPDFQRENLYEAVLNYQDRERRYGKTSEQLV, from the coding sequence ATGAATTTATTGTTAGATAAAATAGACTTTAATAATATACCTCAACATATTGCCATTATTATGGATGGTAATGGACGTTGGGCAAAAAAACGTGGACTTTTAAGAACCAGTGGACATAAAAATGGTATTAAATCAGTTAAAAATGCTATGGAGGCATGTGAACAAATAGGAGTAAAATATCTTACTTTGTATGCTTTTTCTTCTGAAAATTGGAATAGACCTAAGAAAGAGGTAAACATGCTTATGAAACTTTTAGTTTCCACTTTAAGAAAAGAAGTAGACGAATTTAATAAAAATAATATTCGTTTGAATATTATAGGGAATAAACACGATCTACCACTTAAAGTTCAAAAAGAGTTACAGGAGGCTTTAGAACTAACTAAGGATAATACAAAAGCAATTTTAACTATTGCATTGAGTTATGGTTCTCATGATGAGATTTTAGAAGCAGTAAAAAAAATAGCTTCTGATGTTAAAGATGAAAAACTATCAATTCAAGATATCAATAAAGAAATTTTAGAAGCTAATTTATATACTTACAATTTACCACCCGTTGATTTATTGATTCGTACGAGTGGTGAACAACGAATAAGTAATTTTTTACTTTGGCAAATAGCATATGCTGAACTGTATTTCACCGATGTTTTGTGGCCTGATTTTCAAAGAGAAAATCTTTATGAGGCTGTTTTAAACTATCAAGATCGTGAAAGACGATATGGTAAAACAAGTGAACAATTAGTGTAA
- the ppnK|NADK gene encoding NAD(+) kinase (Involved in the regulation of the intracellular balance of NAD and NADP, and is a key enzyme in the biosynthesis of NADP. Catalyzes specifically the phosphorylation on 2'-hydroxyl of the adenosine moiety of NAD to yield NADP; Belongs to the NAD kinase family.; KEGG: bcp:BLBCPU_078 NAD+ kinase) — protein MKIAIYGHKINSETIEYFNRIIKVASDFDATIYFEENTLVSCQKIEGFEKSSFHTFNHYRNLPSDTQLFFAFGGDGTMLRAQTFIQDYDIPLVGINMGRLGFLAYFNTEDFTKSCIQRLLNGDFEVDERSLLRVDYINQENPENNFALNELAITRKETTSMIVVDVYINNEKLNSYWADGLIIATPTGSTGYSLSCGGPIIDPVTDNIVITPIAPHNLFVRPFIISDKDVIRLKIDSREDDYLLTLDSRIDSLSVNVELEVKKASFTTKIVKFNKHSYLQALKEKLYWGIDQRNT, from the coding sequence ATGAAAATAGCGATTTACGGACATAAAATAAATTCTGAAACCATTGAATACTTTAATCGAATTATAAAAGTGGCTTCGGATTTTGACGCTACTATTTATTTTGAAGAAAATACTTTGGTAAGTTGTCAAAAAATAGAAGGATTTGAAAAGAGTTCTTTCCATACATTTAATCATTATCGTAATCTCCCATCAGATACTCAATTGTTTTTTGCATTTGGAGGAGATGGAACAATGTTAAGAGCTCAAACTTTTATTCAAGATTATGATATTCCATTGGTAGGAATTAATATGGGAAGACTTGGTTTTTTAGCCTATTTTAATACAGAAGATTTTACAAAAAGTTGTATTCAACGTCTTTTAAATGGAGATTTTGAAGTAGATGAAAGATCACTACTTCGCGTAGATTATATTAACCAAGAAAACCCTGAAAACAATTTTGCTTTAAATGAGTTAGCCATTACCCGAAAAGAAACAACTTCTATGATTGTAGTGGATGTGTATATCAATAATGAAAAATTAAATTCTTATTGGGCAGATGGGTTAATCATTGCTACTCCAACAGGTTCTACAGGTTATTCTTTAAGTTGCGGAGGTCCTATCATAGATCCGGTAACTGATAATATTGTAATTACACCTATAGCACCTCATAATTTATTTGTTCGCCCCTTCATTATTTCAGATAAAGATGTTATTCGATTAAAAATTGATAGTCGAGAAGATGATTATCTATTAACATTAGATTCTCGTATTGATTCCTTATCTGTAAATGTAGAATTAGAGGTGAAAAAGGCATCTTTTACAACTAAAATTGTTAAATTTAATAAACATTCTTATCTACAAGCATTAAAAGAAAAATTATACTGGGGGATTGATCAACGCAATACATAA
- the pdxJ gene encoding pyridoxine 5'-phosphate synthase (Catalyzes the complicated ring closure reaction between the two acyclic compounds 1-deoxy-D-xylulose-5-phosphate (DXP) and 3-amino-2-oxopropyl phosphate (1-amino-acetone-3-phosphate or AAP) to form pyridoxine 5'-phosphate (PNP) and inorganic phosphate; Belongs to the PNP synthase family.; KEGG: xal:XALc_0013 pyridoxine 5-phosphate synthase): MTKLSVNINKIATLRNARGGDYPNVVQVAKDCEKFGAQGITVHPRPDERHIRYQDVRDLKPIITTEFNIEGNPIPSFVELVLENKPHQVTLVPDGPEAITSNAGWDTKTHLSFLTEVITEFKNHGIRTSIFLDPTLELVEYAAKSGADRIELYTEAFVREYQKGNLESIRPYKDTTLLAKSMELGVNAGHDLSLDNIEFLIHEIPQIDEVSIGHALIGEALYLGLENTIASYLNKIKRASS, from the coding sequence ATGACTAAATTAAGTGTTAATATAAATAAAATTGCAACATTACGAAATGCAAGAGGAGGTGATTATCCTAATGTAGTACAGGTTGCAAAAGATTGTGAAAAATTTGGAGCACAAGGAATTACAGTGCATCCAAGACCCGATGAGAGGCATATTCGTTACCAAGACGTAAGAGATTTAAAACCCATTATTACAACTGAATTTAATATAGAAGGAAATCCCATTCCATCTTTTGTAGAATTAGTTTTAGAAAATAAACCTCATCAGGTAACTTTGGTACCTGATGGTCCTGAAGCCATTACTTCTAATGCTGGATGGGATACTAAAACCCATTTAAGTTTTTTGACTGAAGTGATTACTGAATTTAAAAATCATGGGATTAGAACTTCTATTTTTTTAGATCCAACATTAGAATTAGTTGAATACGCTGCAAAATCGGGAGCAGATCGGATAGAATTATATACAGAAGCCTTTGTAAGAGAATACCAAAAAGGGAATTTAGAATCTATAAGACCATATAAAGACACCACTCTTTTAGCTAAAAGTATGGAATTAGGAGTTAATGCAGGACATGATTTATCATTAGATAATATTGAGTTTTTGATTCATGAAATTCCACAAATTGATGAAGTATCTATTGGACATGCTTTAATTGGAGAAGCTTTATACTTAGGGTTAGAAAATACTATAGCAAGCTATCTTAATAAAATTAAACGTGCTAGTTCATAA
- the IVD|ivd gene encoding isovaleryl-CoA dehydrogenase (Belongs to the acyl-CoA dehydrogenase family.; KEGG: xcc:XCC0246 isovaleryl-CoA dehydrogenase) encodes MNFNLTEEQKMIRDMARDFAQKELLPGVIERDEKQKFPHEQIKKMGELGLLGMMVDPKYGGGGMDTISYVLAMEEISKIDASASVVMSVNNSLVCWGLEKYGTEEQKQKYLTKLATGEVIGAFCLSEPEAGSDATSQKTTAIDKGDYYLVNGVKNWITNGGNADVYLVIAQTDREKGHKGINALIVEKGMEGFEIGPKENKLGIRGSDTHSLLFNDVKVPKENRIGEDGFGFKFAMKTLSGGRIGIAAQALGIASGAYELALQYSKERKAFGTEICNHQSVAFKLADMTTQIEAARFLCMKAAFDKDEGNNYDVSSAMAKLYAAEAAMAITVEAVQIHGGYGFVKEYHVERLMRDAKITQIYEGTSEIQKIVISRSAIKG; translated from the coding sequence ATGAATTTTAATCTTACCGAAGAGCAAAAAATGATTCGCGACATGGCTCGTGATTTTGCTCAAAAAGAGTTGTTGCCGGGTGTTATAGAGCGTGATGAAAAACAAAAGTTTCCTCATGAACAAATTAAGAAAATGGGGGAATTAGGGTTATTAGGAATGATGGTTGATCCAAAGTACGGAGGAGGTGGAATGGACACTATTTCTTACGTCTTAGCCATGGAAGAAATATCTAAAATAGATGCTTCTGCATCAGTAGTGATGTCAGTAAATAACTCTTTAGTATGTTGGGGATTAGAAAAATATGGAACAGAAGAGCAAAAACAGAAATATTTAACCAAGTTAGCCACAGGGGAAGTTATTGGAGCTTTTTGCTTAAGTGAACCTGAAGCAGGAAGTGATGCTACTTCACAAAAAACAACTGCAATTGATAAAGGTGACTATTATTTAGTAAACGGAGTAAAAAACTGGATTACCAATGGTGGAAATGCAGATGTATACTTGGTTATTGCACAAACTGATCGTGAAAAAGGACACAAAGGAATTAATGCTTTAATTGTTGAAAAAGGAATGGAAGGATTTGAAATAGGACCCAAAGAAAACAAATTAGGTATCCGAGGATCTGACACTCATTCTCTATTATTTAACGATGTGAAAGTTCCAAAAGAAAACCGTATTGGAGAAGATGGCTTTGGATTCAAATTTGCTATGAAAACCCTTTCGGGAGGACGTATCGGAATAGCTGCTCAAGCCTTAGGAATTGCTTCAGGTGCCTACGAATTAGCTTTACAGTATTCAAAAGAACGAAAAGCCTTTGGTACTGAAATTTGCAATCATCAATCTGTAGCATTTAAGCTAGCCGATATGACCACACAAATTGAAGCTGCACGTTTTTTATGTATGAAGGCTGCTTTTGATAAAGATGAAGGGAATAATTATGATGTATCGAGTGCTATGGCAAAATTATATGCAGCAGAAGCAGCAATGGCTATTACAGTAGAAGCAGTACAGATTCATGGAGGATATGGTTTTGTGAAAGAGTATCATGTGGAACGTTTGATGCGTGATGCTAAAATCACCCAAATTTATGAAGGAACTTCTGAAATACAGAAAATTGTGATTTCTAGAAGTGCAATAAAAGGATAA
- the ybfF gene encoding esterase (Displays esterase activity toward palmitoyl-CoA, malonyl-CoA and pNP-butyrate; Belongs to the DmpD/TodF/XylF esterase family.; KEGG: sfc:Spiaf_2606 esterase; Acting on ester bonds), producing MLLHSKILGEGQPLLIIHGLFGSSDNWGTLGKKFAEHFQVHLIDLRNHGRSFHSEEMNYGLMVADLLEYTKYHQLENTILLGHSMGGKTAMKLALEHPETLEKVLIADIAPKHYPPHHQSIIKAMLSVDFSTVSSRKEVDATLSKYITDLGVKQFILKNVYWTEDKKLAFRMNVPVLSNHYEDLMESDLSGQFDKPTLFLKGEKSFYIQPEDEESIKNLFPKAKIITISNAGHWLHAENPNDFYSEVMKFLM from the coding sequence ATGCTTTTACATAGTAAGATTTTAGGAGAAGGACAACCTTTATTAATTATTCATGGTTTATTTGGTTCATCAGATAATTGGGGTACATTAGGAAAAAAGTTTGCTGAACATTTTCAAGTACATTTAATTGATTTACGAAATCATGGGCGAAGTTTTCATTCTGAAGAAATGAATTACGGACTTATGGTAGCTGATTTATTAGAATATACTAAATACCATCAATTAGAAAACACCATTTTACTTGGTCATTCTATGGGAGGAAAAACAGCCATGAAATTAGCTCTAGAACATCCTGAAACTCTAGAAAAAGTACTAATAGCTGATATTGCACCAAAGCATTACCCACCTCATCATCAAAGTATTATTAAAGCAATGTTAAGTGTTGATTTTTCAACAGTATCTTCTCGAAAAGAAGTAGATGCAACTTTATCAAAGTACATTACTGATTTAGGTGTAAAACAATTTATTCTAAAAAATGTTTATTGGACAGAAGATAAAAAATTAGCTTTTAGAATGAACGTTCCTGTTTTATCAAATCATTATGAAGATTTAATGGAATCAGATCTTTCTGGACAGTTTGATAAACCCACCTTATTTTTAAAGGGAGAAAAATCCTTTTATATTCAACCAGAAGATGAAGAATCTATAAAAAATTTATTTCCTAAAGCAAAAATTATAACTATTTCGAATGCAGGACATTGGTTACATGCAGAAAATCCAAATGATTTTTATTCAGAAGTAATGAAGTTTTTGATGTAA